A window of the Myxococcus fulvus genome harbors these coding sequences:
- a CDS encoding M14 family metallopeptidase — MSTSPVVTVPEPHALAERWAQVHLASLPVAPLVRHADVERHLKDLKARSPDFFRLEVVGHSVEGRALHHVALGTGSRHVLLWSQMHGDEPTATTALLDLLEYLRTHRDEPWVARLLSTLTLHAVPMLNPDGAERFQRRNAQGIDINRDALALQTPEARTLKKLRDELQPFIGFNLHNQGWRHGVGDTGRPASISVLAAAFDKERSDNPGRLLAKKVCGVIRDAVETLAPGQVGRYDDSFESRAFGDNMTRWGTPSVLIETGAWTSLPPDEPLVRLNFVALATALDALASGRAESADVSRYESIPQNESSGMVHLLLRGIGLFGADGRPFTGDVGIAVNRAVRAKGKKLVLAHVGKIEELGDLRVLGAVETVDGAGLFAVPLSGKGAKSGDTVRLTQPARQSLSLGQRGDLMLLKALDVAGTYRIERIIRFDP, encoded by the coding sequence ATGTCCACCTCTCCGGTCGTCACCGTCCCCGAACCCCACGCGCTCGCGGAGCGGTGGGCCCAGGTCCATCTCGCGTCGCTCCCGGTGGCGCCGCTCGTCCGTCACGCGGATGTGGAGCGGCACCTGAAGGACTTGAAGGCGCGCTCACCCGACTTCTTCCGGCTCGAGGTCGTGGGGCACTCGGTGGAGGGGCGCGCGCTCCACCATGTCGCGCTGGGCACGGGCTCGCGTCACGTCCTGCTCTGGTCCCAGATGCACGGGGACGAGCCCACGGCGACCACCGCGCTGTTGGACCTGCTCGAGTACCTGAGGACACACCGTGACGAGCCCTGGGTGGCGAGGCTGCTCTCCACGCTCACGCTCCACGCGGTGCCCATGCTCAACCCGGATGGCGCCGAGCGCTTCCAGCGCCGCAACGCGCAGGGCATCGACATCAACCGCGACGCGCTCGCGCTCCAGACGCCCGAGGCCCGGACGCTCAAGAAGCTGCGTGACGAGCTCCAGCCGTTCATCGGCTTCAACCTGCACAACCAGGGCTGGCGTCACGGGGTGGGGGACACGGGGCGGCCCGCGTCCATCTCCGTGCTCGCGGCCGCGTTCGACAAGGAGCGGAGCGACAACCCCGGACGTCTGCTCGCGAAGAAGGTGTGCGGGGTGATTCGCGACGCGGTGGAGACGCTCGCGCCCGGACAGGTGGGGCGCTACGACGACAGCTTCGAGTCGCGGGCCTTCGGCGACAACATGACACGCTGGGGGACACCCTCGGTGCTCATCGAGACGGGAGCGTGGACCTCACTGCCCCCGGACGAGCCCCTGGTGCGACTCAACTTCGTCGCGCTGGCCACTGCATTGGACGCGCTCGCGAGCGGCCGGGCCGAGTCGGCGGACGTCTCGCGCTACGAGTCCATTCCCCAGAACGAGAGCTCCGGCATGGTGCATCTGCTGCTCCGGGGCATCGGCCTGTTCGGCGCGGATGGAAGGCCCTTCACCGGCGACGTGGGTATCGCCGTCAACCGGGCCGTGCGAGCCAAGGGCAAGAAGCTCGTGCTCGCGCACGTCGGGAAGATTGAGGAGCTGGGAGATTTGCGGGTCCTCGGCGCCGTCGAGACCGTGGATGGCGCGGGGCTGTTCGCGGTGCCGCTGTCCGGCAAGGGCGCGAAGTCGGGAGACACGGTTCGACTCACGCAGCCCGCGCGTCAGTCGCTGTCCCTGGGACAGCGTGGGGACCTGATGCTCTTGAAGGCCCTGGATGTCGCCGGCACGTACCGCATCGAGCGCATCATCCGCTTCGACCCGTGA
- a CDS encoding tetratricopeptide repeat protein, whose product MPEIPDDVHERIQALCAEGDALAEKGDPAAALRSFQTAFQLIPEPWMEYEATTWVCTAIGDMLFQMGEFSRARAALKDAVHAPDGLGNPFIHLRLGQCEFELGDMRRAGDELARAFMGADKEIFEQEDPKYLRFLETLLHPARKS is encoded by the coding sequence ATGCCCGAGATTCCGGACGACGTCCACGAGCGCATCCAGGCGCTCTGCGCCGAGGGAGACGCGCTCGCGGAGAAGGGCGACCCCGCCGCGGCGCTGCGGTCCTTCCAGACCGCGTTCCAGCTCATCCCCGAGCCATGGATGGAGTACGAGGCGACCACGTGGGTCTGCACGGCCATCGGCGACATGCTCTTCCAGATGGGAGAGTTCTCGCGAGCCCGCGCCGCGCTCAAGGACGCCGTCCACGCGCCCGATGGCCTGGGCAATCCGTTCATCCACCTGCGGCTGGGACAGTGCGAGTTCGAGCTCGGAGACATGCGGCGCGCCGGTGACGAACTGGCGCGGGCCTTCATGGGCGCGGACAAGGAGATCTTCGAGCAGGAGGACCCGAAGTACCTGCGCTTCCTCGAGACGTTGCTGCATCCTGCCCGGAAGTCCTGA